In Salmo salar chromosome ssa15, Ssal_v3.1, whole genome shotgun sequence, one genomic interval encodes:
- the LOC106571364 gene encoding interleukin-22 receptor subunit alpha-1 isoform X1, with product MLPERMVKYLLIIYLWTAVVSHGSSVGCPEGVHFNSVNLRNIVKWHPGKDTPNDTHYTVEYAIYGDRMDSGATQVRWRVKKQCRDIPQTWCDLSNETTDLDEGYFARVKAVGTNLSSKWAFTEKRFDPKADTTFGPPLVKLVMKENSVTVKLKGPMRWKTENMTKEYSLLKIYPQMTYNLSVYDNRSSKTHHFTVENRSFEYRLLAYETQYCFSANSQVLSLPIPWHASEWQCLTTPKDPFYHQLLLMLMGAVVPSVICLFMLILAGCLVYHFVCGNKQKSPPFLEILDIQNPPMTFCPEHAVTVNVVLVNIAKPMELMAIKPNNIPALIHQTERELVLPYTAQQAPGIEPPKEGSCEDEFGEAQPEPLDYGFVGAVPEMPEVRESEASDSEKTLPLRLSQVNPYIAQRCAPGSQEPVENVLTGICLDMDPKTGLFRMPLLSDIKLGVESTSYKEPDQVGPYALQHFSVRETTEVDLWGDKTEEPQSYPSDYGFVGAAPKQQMVTTKYQTRSNRRDNQPLLLAQVNLYRSQRQALFPQESEEEDGLGGGNCVDWSPTTGILQMPLLSKPIPEVEGARKDRESEQLEILPSVLVRQSSEESEGESDLTKLQNVWSLKINMED from the exons ATGCTACCGGAAAGAATGGTCAAATATCTCTTGATTATTTATCTATGGACGGCAG TTGTCTCACATGGGTCCAGTGTCGGATGTCCTGAAGGAGTTCATTTTAACTCTGTGAACCTGAGGAACATTGTAAAGTGGCATCCTGGGAAAGACACACCAAATGACACACATTACACAGTGGAGTATGCAAT TTATGGTGACAGAATGGATAGTGGGGCGACACAGGTGCGCTGGAGGGTGAAGAAGCAGTGCAGAGACATCCCTCAGACCTGGTGTGATCTATCCAATGAGACCACTGACCTGGATGAAGGCTACTTTGCCAGAGTCAAGGCTGTGGGCACAAACCTATCCTCCAAATGGGCATTCACGGAAAAGAGGTTTGACCCCAAAGCTGACA CAACCTTTGGACCTCCACTTGTAAAACTTGTGATGAAGGAGAATAGTGTTACTGTCAAGCTGAAGGGTCCAATGAGATGGAAGACTGAAAACATGACAAAAGAGTACTCCTTGTTGAAAATATACCCTCAGATGACATACAACCTCTCTGTGTACGACAACAGAAGCAGCAAAACG CATCACTTCACTGTGGAAAACAGATCCTTTGAATATAGGTTGCTTGCCTATGAAACCCAGTATTGTTTCTCTGCTAATTCCCAGGTCCTATCACTTCCTATACCTTGGCATGCATCTGAATGGCAGTGCCTAACAACCCCAAAGG ATCCCTTCTACCACCAGCTGCTACTGATGCTGATGGGAGCCGTTGTACCATCAGTTATCTGCCTTTTCATGCTGATCCTGGCCGGATGCCTTGTCTACCACTTTGTCTGTGGTAATAAACAGAAAAGTCCCCCTTTCCTG GAAATATTGGACATTCAGAACCCACCGATGACTTTCTGTCCTGAGCATGCTGTGACAGTGAATGTGGTACTGGTCAACATTGCCAAGCCCATGGAGTTGATGGCCATAAAGCCTAACAACATCCCTGCCCTGATCCACCAAACAGAGCGGGAACTCGTTCTACCCTACACTGCCCAGCAAGCCCCTGGCATAGAGCCTCCAAAGGAGGGATCATGCGAAGATGAGTTCGGTGAGGCCCAACCAGAGCCTCTAGACTACGGCTTTGTTGGAGCGGTCCCAGAGATGCCGGAAGTAAGGGAAAGTGAGGCATCTGACAGTGAGAAAACCCTGCCCCTGCGTCTCAGCCAGGTCAACCCGTACATAGCACAGAGATGTGCACCAGGTTCACAGGAGCCTGTGGAGAATGTTTTGACTGGGATCTGTTTAGACATGGACCCCAAGACAGGGCTCTTTAGAATGCCACTGCTGTCTGATATAAAGCTGGGGGTGGAGAGCACAAGTTACAAAGAGCCTGATCAGGTGGGTCCCTACGCACTACAGCACTTCTCTGTCAGAGAGACCACTGAGGTGGACCTGTGGGGTGACAAAACTGAAGAGCCCCAAAGTTACCCCTCAGACTACGGCTTCGTGGGAGCAGCCCCAAAGCAGCAGATGGTGACAACAAAGTACCAGACGCGGTCTAACAGGAGGGATAATCAGCCCCTGCTGCTAGCCCAGGTCAACCTGTACAGAAGCCAGAGGCAAGCTCTGTTTCCACaggagtctgaggaagaggatggatTAGGTGGTGGTAACTGTGTTGACTGGAGCCCTACAACAGGGATCCTCCAGATGCCCTTGCTCTCCAAGCCTATTCCAGAAGTGGAGGGAGCGAGGAAGGACAGGGAGTCAGAGCAGTTGGAGATCTTACCCAGTGTGTTAGTGAGGCAATCCTCAGAGGAGAGTGAGGGTGAGAGTGACCTGACTAAACTACAGAATGTCTGGAGTCTAAAGATCAACATGGAGGACTAA
- the LOC106571364 gene encoding uncharacterized protein isoform X3: protein MDSGATQVRWRVKKQCRDIPQTWCDLSNETTDLDEGYFARVKAVGTNLSSKWAFTEKRFDPKADTTFGPPLVKLVMKENSVTVKLKGPMRWKTENMTKEYSLLKIYPQMTYNLSVYDNRSSKTHHFTVENRSFEYRLLAYETQYCFSANSQVLSLPIPWHASEWQCLTTPKDPFYHQLLLMLMGAVVPSVICLFMLILAGCLVYHFVCGNKQKSPPFLEILDIQNPPMTFCPEHAVTVNVVLVNIAKPMELMAIKPNNIPALIHQTERELVLPYTAQQAPGIEPPKEGSCEDEFGEAQPEPLDYGFVGAVPEMPEVRESEASDSEKTLPLRLSQVNPYIAQRCAPGSQEPVENVLTGICLDMDPKTGLFRMPLLSDIKLGVESTSYKEPDQVGPYALQHFSVRETTEVDLWGDKTEEPQSYPSDYGFVGAAPKQQMVTTKYQTRSNRRDNQPLLLAQVNLYRSQRQALFPQESEEEDGLGGGNCVDWSPTTGILQMPLLSKPIPEVEGARKDRESEQLEILPSVLVRQSSEESEGESDLTKLQNVWSLKINMED from the exons ATGGATAGTGGGGCGACACAGGTGCGCTGGAGGGTGAAGAAGCAGTGCAGAGACATCCCTCAGACCTGGTGTGATCTATCCAATGAGACCACTGACCTGGATGAAGGCTACTTTGCCAGAGTCAAGGCTGTGGGCACAAACCTATCCTCCAAATGGGCATTCACGGAAAAGAGGTTTGACCCCAAAGCTGACA CAACCTTTGGACCTCCACTTGTAAAACTTGTGATGAAGGAGAATAGTGTTACTGTCAAGCTGAAGGGTCCAATGAGATGGAAGACTGAAAACATGACAAAAGAGTACTCCTTGTTGAAAATATACCCTCAGATGACATACAACCTCTCTGTGTACGACAACAGAAGCAGCAAAACG CATCACTTCACTGTGGAAAACAGATCCTTTGAATATAGGTTGCTTGCCTATGAAACCCAGTATTGTTTCTCTGCTAATTCCCAGGTCCTATCACTTCCTATACCTTGGCATGCATCTGAATGGCAGTGCCTAACAACCCCAAAGG ATCCCTTCTACCACCAGCTGCTACTGATGCTGATGGGAGCCGTTGTACCATCAGTTATCTGCCTTTTCATGCTGATCCTGGCCGGATGCCTTGTCTACCACTTTGTCTGTGGTAATAAACAGAAAAGTCCCCCTTTCCTG GAAATATTGGACATTCAGAACCCACCGATGACTTTCTGTCCTGAGCATGCTGTGACAGTGAATGTGGTACTGGTCAACATTGCCAAGCCCATGGAGTTGATGGCCATAAAGCCTAACAACATCCCTGCCCTGATCCACCAAACAGAGCGGGAACTCGTTCTACCCTACACTGCCCAGCAAGCCCCTGGCATAGAGCCTCCAAAGGAGGGATCATGCGAAGATGAGTTCGGTGAGGCCCAACCAGAGCCTCTAGACTACGGCTTTGTTGGAGCGGTCCCAGAGATGCCGGAAGTAAGGGAAAGTGAGGCATCTGACAGTGAGAAAACCCTGCCCCTGCGTCTCAGCCAGGTCAACCCGTACATAGCACAGAGATGTGCACCAGGTTCACAGGAGCCTGTGGAGAATGTTTTGACTGGGATCTGTTTAGACATGGACCCCAAGACAGGGCTCTTTAGAATGCCACTGCTGTCTGATATAAAGCTGGGGGTGGAGAGCACAAGTTACAAAGAGCCTGATCAGGTGGGTCCCTACGCACTACAGCACTTCTCTGTCAGAGAGACCACTGAGGTGGACCTGTGGGGTGACAAAACTGAAGAGCCCCAAAGTTACCCCTCAGACTACGGCTTCGTGGGAGCAGCCCCAAAGCAGCAGATGGTGACAACAAAGTACCAGACGCGGTCTAACAGGAGGGATAATCAGCCCCTGCTGCTAGCCCAGGTCAACCTGTACAGAAGCCAGAGGCAAGCTCTGTTTCCACaggagtctgaggaagaggatggatTAGGTGGTGGTAACTGTGTTGACTGGAGCCCTACAACAGGGATCCTCCAGATGCCCTTGCTCTCCAAGCCTATTCCAGAAGTGGAGGGAGCGAGGAAGGACAGGGAGTCAGAGCAGTTGGAGATCTTACCCAGTGTGTTAGTGAGGCAATCCTCAGAGGAGAGTGAGGGTGAGAGTGACCTGACTAAACTACAGAATGTCTGGAGTCTAAAGATCAACATGGAGGACTAA
- the LOC106571364 gene encoding uncharacterized protein isoform X2, which yields MLPERMVKYLLIIYLWTAVVSHGSSVGCPEGVHFNSVNLRNIVKWHPGKDTPNDTHYTVEYAIYGDRMDSGATQVRWRVKKQCRDIPQTWCDLSNETTDLDEGYFARVKAVGTNLSSKWAFTEKRFDPKADTTFGPPLVKLVMKENSVTVKLKGPMRWKTENMTKEYSLLKIYPQMTYNLSVYDNRSSKTVLSLPIPWHASEWQCLTTPKDPFYHQLLLMLMGAVVPSVICLFMLILAGCLVYHFVCGNKQKSPPFLEILDIQNPPMTFCPEHAVTVNVVLVNIAKPMELMAIKPNNIPALIHQTERELVLPYTAQQAPGIEPPKEGSCEDEFGEAQPEPLDYGFVGAVPEMPEVRESEASDSEKTLPLRLSQVNPYIAQRCAPGSQEPVENVLTGICLDMDPKTGLFRMPLLSDIKLGVESTSYKEPDQVGPYALQHFSVRETTEVDLWGDKTEEPQSYPSDYGFVGAAPKQQMVTTKYQTRSNRRDNQPLLLAQVNLYRSQRQALFPQESEEEDGLGGGNCVDWSPTTGILQMPLLSKPIPEVEGARKDRESEQLEILPSVLVRQSSEESEGESDLTKLQNVWSLKINMED from the exons ATGCTACCGGAAAGAATGGTCAAATATCTCTTGATTATTTATCTATGGACGGCAG TTGTCTCACATGGGTCCAGTGTCGGATGTCCTGAAGGAGTTCATTTTAACTCTGTGAACCTGAGGAACATTGTAAAGTGGCATCCTGGGAAAGACACACCAAATGACACACATTACACAGTGGAGTATGCAAT TTATGGTGACAGAATGGATAGTGGGGCGACACAGGTGCGCTGGAGGGTGAAGAAGCAGTGCAGAGACATCCCTCAGACCTGGTGTGATCTATCCAATGAGACCACTGACCTGGATGAAGGCTACTTTGCCAGAGTCAAGGCTGTGGGCACAAACCTATCCTCCAAATGGGCATTCACGGAAAAGAGGTTTGACCCCAAAGCTGACA CAACCTTTGGACCTCCACTTGTAAAACTTGTGATGAAGGAGAATAGTGTTACTGTCAAGCTGAAGGGTCCAATGAGATGGAAGACTGAAAACATGACAAAAGAGTACTCCTTGTTGAAAATATACCCTCAGATGACATACAACCTCTCTGTGTACGACAACAGAAGCAGCAAAACG GTCCTATCACTTCCTATACCTTGGCATGCATCTGAATGGCAGTGCCTAACAACCCCAAAGG ATCCCTTCTACCACCAGCTGCTACTGATGCTGATGGGAGCCGTTGTACCATCAGTTATCTGCCTTTTCATGCTGATCCTGGCCGGATGCCTTGTCTACCACTTTGTCTGTGGTAATAAACAGAAAAGTCCCCCTTTCCTG GAAATATTGGACATTCAGAACCCACCGATGACTTTCTGTCCTGAGCATGCTGTGACAGTGAATGTGGTACTGGTCAACATTGCCAAGCCCATGGAGTTGATGGCCATAAAGCCTAACAACATCCCTGCCCTGATCCACCAAACAGAGCGGGAACTCGTTCTACCCTACACTGCCCAGCAAGCCCCTGGCATAGAGCCTCCAAAGGAGGGATCATGCGAAGATGAGTTCGGTGAGGCCCAACCAGAGCCTCTAGACTACGGCTTTGTTGGAGCGGTCCCAGAGATGCCGGAAGTAAGGGAAAGTGAGGCATCTGACAGTGAGAAAACCCTGCCCCTGCGTCTCAGCCAGGTCAACCCGTACATAGCACAGAGATGTGCACCAGGTTCACAGGAGCCTGTGGAGAATGTTTTGACTGGGATCTGTTTAGACATGGACCCCAAGACAGGGCTCTTTAGAATGCCACTGCTGTCTGATATAAAGCTGGGGGTGGAGAGCACAAGTTACAAAGAGCCTGATCAGGTGGGTCCCTACGCACTACAGCACTTCTCTGTCAGAGAGACCACTGAGGTGGACCTGTGGGGTGACAAAACTGAAGAGCCCCAAAGTTACCCCTCAGACTACGGCTTCGTGGGAGCAGCCCCAAAGCAGCAGATGGTGACAACAAAGTACCAGACGCGGTCTAACAGGAGGGATAATCAGCCCCTGCTGCTAGCCCAGGTCAACCTGTACAGAAGCCAGAGGCAAGCTCTGTTTCCACaggagtctgaggaagaggatggatTAGGTGGTGGTAACTGTGTTGACTGGAGCCCTACAACAGGGATCCTCCAGATGCCCTTGCTCTCCAAGCCTATTCCAGAAGTGGAGGGAGCGAGGAAGGACAGGGAGTCAGAGCAGTTGGAGATCTTACCCAGTGTGTTAGTGAGGCAATCCTCAGAGGAGAGTGAGGGTGAGAGTGACCTGACTAAACTACAGAATGTCTGGAGTCTAAAGATCAACATGGAGGACTAA